In Phyllostomus discolor isolate MPI-MPIP mPhyDis1 chromosome 3, mPhyDis1.pri.v3, whole genome shotgun sequence, a single genomic region encodes these proteins:
- the CREB3 gene encoding cyclic AMP-responsive element-binding protein 3 isoform X1, whose translation MSYMELALDPGDEDLLGFLLEESGGLGAVPDEVLEAPLDWELPLSEVGGVSVGEARGGDWSRSANLNPGKALSDWDIEDFLSSLPSPPASVNILSSSNPRLVHHDHTYSLPQEHVSIDLDGGICGKGETQMTPLHEEKPAEQPQEIVRLTLTDEEKRLLEQEGLTLPGTLPLTKMEEQVLKRVRRKIRNKKSAQESRRKKKVYVGVLESRVLKYTAQNQELQNKVQLLEKQNLSLLDQLRRLQAMVIRIANKTTSSSTCVLVLLFSLCLVFVPAMYSSDTRGSLQAEHRVFYRQLRALPHQPELSALQSEAPKDSSDHELQAPGNFCCLLFHMLQAPGTEPPLKLPLPDPFSHFPCPSPLFPLHANLTREGGWLPAHQPISIILQDRYSG comes from the exons ATGTCCTATATGGAGTTGGCGTTGGACCCCGGTGATGAGGACCTGCTGGGCTTCCTGCTAGAGGAAAGCGGAGGTTTGGGGGCGGTGCCGGACGAGGTCTTGGAGGCTCCACTGGACTGGGAGTTGCCACTTTCCGAGGTGGGTGGGGTCTCAGTCGGGGAGGCGAGGGGTGGTGACTGGTCAAGGAGTGCTAATTTGAATCCTGGGAAGGCCCTGAGCGATTGGGACATAGAGGATTTCCTGAGCTCCCTGCCAAGTCCTCCAGCATCGGTGAACATTCTCAGCAGCTCTAACCCCCGTCTTGTCCACCATGATCACACCTACTCTCTCCCGCAAGAACATGTTTCCATAGATCTAG ATGGTGGGATCTGTGGAAAAGGGGAGACCCAGATGACTCCACTGCATGAGGAGAAGCCAGCAGAGCAG CCCCAGGAGATTGTTAGGCTTACACTGACAGATGAGGAGAAGAGGCTGTTGGAGCAGGAGGGGCTTactctgcctggaacacttccTCTCACTAAG ATGGAGGAACAAGTTTTGAAACGAGTGCGGAGGAAGATTCGAAATAAGAAGTCAGCTCAAGAGAGCCGCAGGAAGAAGAAGGTGTATGTGGGGGTTTTAGAGAGCAG GGTCTTGAAATACACAGCCCAGAATCAGGAACTACAGAACAAAGTACAGCTCCTGGAGAAACAAAATCT GTCCCTCCTGGATCAGTTGAGGCGGCTGCAGGCCATGGTCATTCGGATAGCAAACaaaaccaccagcagcagcacctgtgTCTTG GTCCTCCTGTTCTCCCTCTGCCTCGTCTTTGTACCTGCTATGTACTCCTCTGACACAAGGGGGAGCCTGCAGGCTGAGCATAGAG tgttTTACCGCCAGCTTCGTGCCCTCcctcaccagccagagctgtctgCCCTGCAGTCAGAGGCACCAAAGGACAGCTCAGACCATGAGCTCCAGGCTCCTGGCAACTTTTGCTGCCTGCTCTTCCACATGCTTCAGGCTCCTGGCACAGAGCCTCCCCTGAAGTTGCCGCTCCCCGACCCTTTCTCACATTTCCCCTGCCCAAGtcccctctttcctctgcatGCAAATCTCACAAGAGAGGGGGGGTGGCTCCCTGCCCACCAACCCATATCCATTATCTTGCAGGACAGATACTCAGGCTAG
- the CREB3 gene encoding cyclic AMP-responsive element-binding protein 3 isoform X2 has protein sequence MSYMELALDPGDEDLLGFLLEESGGLGAVPDEVLEAPLDWELPLSEVGGVSVGEARGGDWSRSANLNPGKALSDWDIEDFLSSLPSPPASVNILSSSNPRLVHHDHTYSLPQEHVSIDLDGGICGKGETQMTPLHEEKPAEQEIVRLTLTDEEKRLLEQEGLTLPGTLPLTKMEEQVLKRVRRKIRNKKSAQESRRKKKVYVGVLESRVLKYTAQNQELQNKVQLLEKQNLSLLDQLRRLQAMVIRIANKTTSSSTCVLVLLFSLCLVFVPAMYSSDTRGSLQAEHRVFYRQLRALPHQPELSALQSEAPKDSSDHELQAPGNFCCLLFHMLQAPGTEPPLKLPLPDPFSHFPCPSPLFPLHANLTREGGWLPAHQPISIILQDRYSG, from the exons ATGTCCTATATGGAGTTGGCGTTGGACCCCGGTGATGAGGACCTGCTGGGCTTCCTGCTAGAGGAAAGCGGAGGTTTGGGGGCGGTGCCGGACGAGGTCTTGGAGGCTCCACTGGACTGGGAGTTGCCACTTTCCGAGGTGGGTGGGGTCTCAGTCGGGGAGGCGAGGGGTGGTGACTGGTCAAGGAGTGCTAATTTGAATCCTGGGAAGGCCCTGAGCGATTGGGACATAGAGGATTTCCTGAGCTCCCTGCCAAGTCCTCCAGCATCGGTGAACATTCTCAGCAGCTCTAACCCCCGTCTTGTCCACCATGATCACACCTACTCTCTCCCGCAAGAACATGTTTCCATAGATCTAG ATGGTGGGATCTGTGGAAAAGGGGAGACCCAGATGACTCCACTGCATGAGGAGAAGCCAGCAGAGCAG GAGATTGTTAGGCTTACACTGACAGATGAGGAGAAGAGGCTGTTGGAGCAGGAGGGGCTTactctgcctggaacacttccTCTCACTAAG ATGGAGGAACAAGTTTTGAAACGAGTGCGGAGGAAGATTCGAAATAAGAAGTCAGCTCAAGAGAGCCGCAGGAAGAAGAAGGTGTATGTGGGGGTTTTAGAGAGCAG GGTCTTGAAATACACAGCCCAGAATCAGGAACTACAGAACAAAGTACAGCTCCTGGAGAAACAAAATCT GTCCCTCCTGGATCAGTTGAGGCGGCTGCAGGCCATGGTCATTCGGATAGCAAACaaaaccaccagcagcagcacctgtgTCTTG GTCCTCCTGTTCTCCCTCTGCCTCGTCTTTGTACCTGCTATGTACTCCTCTGACACAAGGGGGAGCCTGCAGGCTGAGCATAGAG tgttTTACCGCCAGCTTCGTGCCCTCcctcaccagccagagctgtctgCCCTGCAGTCAGAGGCACCAAAGGACAGCTCAGACCATGAGCTCCAGGCTCCTGGCAACTTTTGCTGCCTGCTCTTCCACATGCTTCAGGCTCCTGGCACAGAGCCTCCCCTGAAGTTGCCGCTCCCCGACCCTTTCTCACATTTCCCCTGCCCAAGtcccctctttcctctgcatGCAAATCTCACAAGAGAGGGGGGGTGGCTCCCTGCCCACCAACCCATATCCATTATCTTGCAGGACAGATACTCAGGCTAG
- the GBA2 gene encoding non-lysosomal glucosylceramidase: protein MGTGVPASEQTSCAKGDPQVYCPEDTGGTEDVQVTDCETPENNRPQNELGYSNPEYSGQLMASYEGKAEGYQVPSFGWRICLAHEFSEKRKPFNANNISLSNLIKHLGMGLRYLQWWYQKTQVEKKKPFIDLINSVPLRQIYGCPLGGIGGGTITRGWRGQFCRWQLTPGMYQHRTVMADQFTVCLRREGQTVYQQVLSVERPSVLRSWNWGLCGYFAFYHALYPRAWTVYQLPGQNVTLTCRQITPILPHDYQDSSLPVGVFVWDVENEGDEALEVSIMFSMRNGLGGGDDAPGGLWNEPFSLERDGETVRGLLLHHPTLPNPYTMAVAARLTADTTVTYITAFDPDGTGQQVWQDLLQDGQLDSPAGPSTPSQKGVGIAGAVCVTGKLPPRGRCCLEFSLAWDMPRIMFGAKGQVYCRRYTRFFGSDGDAAPALSHYALCQYTDWEERISAWQSSVLDDRSLPAWYKSALFNELYFLADGGTIWLEVPEDSLPEELAGSMCQLHPTLTEYGRFGYLEGQEYRMYNTYDVHFYASFALIMLWPKLELSLQYDMALATLREDLTGRRYLMSGVMAPVKRRNVIPHDIGDPDDEPWLRVNAYVIHDTADWKDLNLKFVLQVYRDYYLTGDQGFLRDMWPVCLAVMESEMRFDKDQDGLIENGGYADQTYDAWVTTGPSAYCGGLWLAAVAVMVQMAALCGTQDVQDKFASILSRGKEAYERLLWNGRYYNYDCSSQPQSCSIMSDQCAGQWFLRASGLGDGDTEVFPTPHVVRALQTIFEFNVQAFAGGAMGAVNGMQPHGIPDRSSVQSDEVWVGVVYGLAATMIQEGLTWEGFQTAEGCYRTVWERLGLAFQTPEAYCQQQVFRSLAYMRPLSIWAMQLALQQQHKKFSRPIAKQGKGLSTGSKLGPKEAMANPSPE, encoded by the exons ATGGGAACCGGAGTCCCAGCCTCGGAGCAGACCAGCTGTGCCAAAGGGGATCCACAGGTTTATTGCCCCGAAGATACTGGAGGCACTGAGGATGTGCAAGTTACTGACTGCGAGACCCCTGAGAACAATCGACCCCAAAATGAGTTGGGCTACAGCAATCCGGAGTACTCTGGGCAGCTGATGGCTTCCTACGAAGGTAAAGCTGAGGGCTACCAGGTGCCTTCCTTTGGCTGGCGCATCTGTTTGGCTCATGAGttttcagagaagaggaaaccCTTTAATGCCAATAACATCTCCCTAAGCAACCTGATAAAGCATCTGGGCATGGGCTTGAG GTACTTGCAGTGGTGGTACCAGAAGACTcaggtggagaaaaagaaacctttcatAGACCTCATCAACTCTGTGCCCCTGAGACAGATCTACG GTTGCCCTTTGGGTGGCATCGGGGGAGGCACCATCACCCGAGGCTGGAGAGGCCAGTTTTGTCGTTGGCAGCTTACTCCTGGAATGTACCAGCACCGCACGGTCATGGCTGACCAA TTCACAGTGTGCTTGCGGCGGGAAGGGCAGACGGTGTACCAGCAAGTCCTGTCCGTGGAGCGCCCAAGTGTCCTGCGCAGCTGGAACTGGGGCCTGTGCGGGTACTTCGCGTTCTACCACGCCCTCTATCCCCGAGCCTGGACCGTCTATCAGCTTCCTGGCCAGAATGTCACCCTGACCTGCCGCCAGATCACACCCATCTTGCCCCATGACTACCAG GACAGCAGTCTGCCTGTAGGAGTCTTTGTGTGGGATGTGGAAAATGAAGGGGACGAAGCCCTGGAGGTGTCCATCATGTTCTCCATGCGGAACGGACTGGGAGGTGGCGACGATGCCCCAGGGGGTTTGTGGAACGAACCCTTCTCTCTGGAGCGTGATGGGGAGACTGTACGAGGGCTGCTGTTGCACCACCCAACCCTTCCGAATCCCTACACGATGGCTGTGGCTGCACGACTCACG GCAGATACGACGGTAACCTACATCACAGCTTTTGACCCTGACGGCACTGGGCAGCAGGTGTGGCAGGATCTACTGCAGGATGGACAGCTGGACTCCCCCGCCG GCCCAAGCACCCCCTCGCAGAAAGGGGTAGGCATCGCTGGGGCCGTGTGCGTTACAGGTAAGCTGCCACCTCGAGGCCGGTGCTGCCTGGAGTTCTCCCTGGCATGGGACATGCCCAGAATCATGTTTGGAGCCAAGGGCCAGGTCTACTGCAG GCGTTACACAAGGTTCTTTGGCTCAGATGGCGACGCAGCACCTGCCCTCAGCCACTACGCGCTGTGCCAATACACAGACTGGGAGGAGAGGATCTCAGCTTGGCAGAGCTCGGTATTGGATGACAG GTCCTTGCCTGCCTGGTACAAATCTGCCCTCTTCAACGAACTCTACTTCCTGGCTGATGGAGGCACAATATGGCTTGAAGTTCCTGAGGACTCCCTGCCAGAGGAGCTGGCGGGAAGCATGTGTCAGCTCCACCCCACCCTGACGGAGTATGGTCGATTTGGCTACCTTGAAG GTCAGGAATATCGCATGTACAACACATACGATGTCCACTTCTATGCCTCCTTTGCCCTCATCATGCTCTGGCCCAAACTCGAGCTCAGCCTGCAGTATGACATGG CTCTGGCCACACTCAGGGAAGACCTGACAGGACGCCGGTACCTGATGAGTGGGGTAATGGCACCTGTGAAAAGGAGGAACGTCATCCCCCATGATATAGGGGACCCAG ACGACGAGCCGTGGCTCCGAGTCAATGCATACGTGATCCACGACACTGCTGACTGGAAGGACCTGAATCTGAAGTTTGTGCTGCAGGTGTATCGGGACTATTACCTGACGGGTGACCAGGGCTTCCTGAGGGACATGTGGCCTGTGTGTCTG GCTGTGATGGAGTCTGAAATGAGGTTTGACAAGGACCAAGATGGACTCATTGAAAATGGAGGCTATGCAGACCAGACctatgatgcgtgggtcaccacAGGCCCCAG TGCTTACTGTGGAGGACTGTGGCTGGCAGCTGTGGCTGTGATGGTCCAGATGGCTGCTCTGTGTGGGACACAGGACGTCCAAGATAAGTTTGCTTCCATCCTTAGCCGGGGCAAAGAAGCCTATGAGAGACTGCTGTGGAATG GCCGCTATTACAACTATGACTGCAGCTCTCAGCCTCAGTCCTGTAGCATCATGTCGGACCAGTGTGCTGGCCAGTGGTTCCTGAGGGCCAGCGGCCTAGGAGACGGAGACACTGAG GTATTTCCTACCCCACACGTGGTCCGTGCTCTCCAAACGATCTTCGAGTTCAATGTCCAGGCCTTTGCAGGAGGGGCCATGGGGGCTGTGAATGGGATGCAGCCCCATGGTATCCCCGATAGGTCCAGTGTCCAGTCTGATGAAGTCTGGGTGGGCGTGGTCTATGGGCTGGCAGCCACCATGATCCAGGAG GGCCTGACTTGGGAGGGCTTCCAGACAGCTGAAGGCTGCTACCGTACTGTGTGGGAGCGCCTGGGCCTGGCCTTCCAGACCCCTGAGGCATACTGCCAACAGCAAGTGTTTCGCTCTCTGGCCTACATGCGGCCACTGAGCATCTGGGCCATGCAGCtggccctgcagcagcagcatAAAAAGTTCTCCAGACCAATAGCCAAACAGGGCAAAGGACTAAGTACAGGATCTAAATTGGGACCAAAGGAAGCCATGGCAAACCCAAGCCCAGAGTAA
- the CREB3 gene encoding cyclic AMP-responsive element-binding protein 3 isoform X3 gives MSYMELALDPGDEDLLGFLLEESGGLGAVPDEVLEAPLDWELPLSEALSDWDIEDFLSSLPSPPASVNILSSSNPRLVHHDHTYSLPQEHVSIDLDGGICGKGETQMTPLHEEKPAEQEIVRLTLTDEEKRLLEQEGLTLPGTLPLTKMEEQVLKRVRRKIRNKKSAQESRRKKKVYVGVLESRVLKYTAQNQELQNKVQLLEKQNLSLLDQLRRLQAMVIRIANKTTSSSTCVLVLLFSLCLVFVPAMYSSDTRGSLQAEHRVFYRQLRALPHQPELSALQSEAPKDSSDHELQAPGNFCCLLFHMLQAPGTEPPLKLPLPDPFSHFPCPSPLFPLHANLTREGGWLPAHQPISIILQDRYSG, from the exons ATGTCCTATATGGAGTTGGCGTTGGACCCCGGTGATGAGGACCTGCTGGGCTTCCTGCTAGAGGAAAGCGGAGGTTTGGGGGCGGTGCCGGACGAGGTCTTGGAGGCTCCACTGGACTGGGAGTTGCCACTTTCCGAG GCCCTGAGCGATTGGGACATAGAGGATTTCCTGAGCTCCCTGCCAAGTCCTCCAGCATCGGTGAACATTCTCAGCAGCTCTAACCCCCGTCTTGTCCACCATGATCACACCTACTCTCTCCCGCAAGAACATGTTTCCATAGATCTAG ATGGTGGGATCTGTGGAAAAGGGGAGACCCAGATGACTCCACTGCATGAGGAGAAGCCAGCAGAGCAG GAGATTGTTAGGCTTACACTGACAGATGAGGAGAAGAGGCTGTTGGAGCAGGAGGGGCTTactctgcctggaacacttccTCTCACTAAG ATGGAGGAACAAGTTTTGAAACGAGTGCGGAGGAAGATTCGAAATAAGAAGTCAGCTCAAGAGAGCCGCAGGAAGAAGAAGGTGTATGTGGGGGTTTTAGAGAGCAG GGTCTTGAAATACACAGCCCAGAATCAGGAACTACAGAACAAAGTACAGCTCCTGGAGAAACAAAATCT GTCCCTCCTGGATCAGTTGAGGCGGCTGCAGGCCATGGTCATTCGGATAGCAAACaaaaccaccagcagcagcacctgtgTCTTG GTCCTCCTGTTCTCCCTCTGCCTCGTCTTTGTACCTGCTATGTACTCCTCTGACACAAGGGGGAGCCTGCAGGCTGAGCATAGAG tgttTTACCGCCAGCTTCGTGCCCTCcctcaccagccagagctgtctgCCCTGCAGTCAGAGGCACCAAAGGACAGCTCAGACCATGAGCTCCAGGCTCCTGGCAACTTTTGCTGCCTGCTCTTCCACATGCTTCAGGCTCCTGGCACAGAGCCTCCCCTGAAGTTGCCGCTCCCCGACCCTTTCTCACATTTCCCCTGCCCAAGtcccctctttcctctgcatGCAAATCTCACAAGAGAGGGGGGGTGGCTCCCTGCCCACCAACCCATATCCATTATCTTGCAGGACAGATACTCAGGCTAG